The following DNA comes from Thunnus thynnus chromosome 3, fThuThy2.1, whole genome shotgun sequence.
cATTCGTTGTTCTCAGGATCAATGTTTATTGTCTCGACATTGTGCTGATACATTGAATCGTCCTGAAGAACCGACGCTATTTCAGGAAGGAGAACATTTAATTGGACATGTATTGTTAAGTAATATAAAAAGTTTTTGATATTTCCAAATGTAACTTGAATCCTATAGTCTACTACTTTCCAATACCAATAATCAAGAATCTTGATATAAGCCAAACTAGAGTCCATGTCACCAAAATCAAAGTACTTCAGGTAGGTTTCTTCACCTACAGTGGTCTTGatattctcttgtttttcttctcttttttgcaGTAAAGTTCTTGAAGCTGTGGGAACAGTCTCTTGAAGCCATGCCTGTTTTTGTAACAGTCCCAGTAAATGGATTCTCAGGAGtctgaagatgtgtgtgtgtgtgtgtgtgtatgcgtgtgtattGGTTGAGGAAAGTGAGGGTCAAAATGGTGAAACACCTCacgtcctctctcctccaccacctTCAATGGTCTCAGTCTGTGCTGCCTGTCAGACGCTGGTGATGGAGGCCAGGCAGTTCGATGACTTCTGGAGTTTCTCAGGCTGCGTGGTGGGGGGTTCCGGGATGGCGCGAAAGCTGAATGGCAGTCCGATACTACTGGTGCCAATGTGGCCTGGGCTCAGTGCTGGATTCTGCCGTCTATTGCTTTCCACAATGCTGGATGTGTTGGATGCAAGGCTTTCACGTGTCCTGCACAAGAGACAGCATGATGTTAcatgtttttggtttcaaaatacatcatgaaataaaatatccaATTAAAAAGTTGACAagaggatagagagagaaagaggattACATAAAAGTCACAGTTTTAAGCCATATATTGGAGACTGAGGATAGATAATCTAACATTAGTAAAGAAAAAAGCAGATGAATTGTAGTtgctgagaaaaataaaaacaagaaaatgaaaaaatgaagagagTACAAAATTGAGATGAGAAAAATTTAACCAAGATCCACTTACTAGTTATAGTGCTTCCTGAGCTTTCAACTAGTTATATTCAATGGATGGAGTATGAAACTTTGGTCAGGTGATAACTTGAGATTGTTAAACTAAGACTGTTGAGTTGAAAGCTCAGCAAAAGGTTAGTATGTGGACCTTgagtttttagccatgctagggATGTCAGTGTCCGTCCATAGTTGGTTCACAAATTtcgtccagactgaaatatctcaacaactattgcaGATGCTCCTGGGACCCAGTGGACTAATCCTAGTGATTGTGGTGatcctcatcttcatcaaaCTGCAGGTAAAGTTTTAATTTGCCCattactttagtttatgaccaaatacctgctaaactaatgacattcccatcaactTCAGCTGTAccttgtgtttagtgctaattagcaaatgttagcctgctaacaggctaaactaagatggtgaatatgctaaatattatacctgctaaacatcagcatgtttgcattgtcactgtgagcatgttagcatttagctcaaagcactaatcttgtttttcaaatatttctacaaagtttttaaaacttaGCAACAAGCGTTTACAGCTGATTCATCCGGTAATGATGATTACATTGTacatttgtattaaaaaaataaatatgagctTGTGTAAGGACTCAACATTCTTCTGAGTTAAAtgtcattcatattttttttataatttcatgAATATATGTCATTTACTACATTActtattattttcatgtatgTAGAAGtctgaagtatgaacacactttaatttacatattcagcATCTTTGACCCTGAACATCTCCACAGTTCAGGGTCAAAACTGATGCAGTGAGATGTGAGCATAAAGATACTTCACAGCACAACGTGTCTATTCTTGGAGCGGATTCTGCTGTAAGAAATGTCACTGTACTGTTGTTAAAGGAGAAAAACTGGTACTTCTCATAGTTTCATCAACATTTTATGAGATGAGATAGCACCATTGGAGCATATTAGAAAATTGACActcaaaataaagataaaatatagatacagatatgaAGGCATAACCTGAATTGGACTGTAAATGCAATGTTGCAGCCTCTCTATCGTCCtttgtgatatttatttaattcagtTTGGTGGCATGGCCTGTTAAAGTTTAAATTCATGAGAGTGTGTGATAGCGGTGGATCAAAATGGATCAGAACATGAAGCTGTCAAAAATGGGGTGACCAAAGCTCCACTCCTccactgaggaagactgtgagatgcagcTGAATGCTtcgagaaaaaaaaatagagtggACGATGactaaagattattattttttgtcaaaataaaaaggttatTTGGACTTAAAAGTGTACATTTACTACCATGACACCTTTAATTTAGCTATGTGAGTGCAACCATGTGTGTCACTCAACTCTTAGATACATTATCCAATAAAGGGCACATATGTCAATATATGGTTTAACAGCAGTCCTGACATTTGGGAATATTTGGAGTCCTACTGTGTTCTCCCCGAGTATCTCTCCCACACTCACAGACTTAACATTTTAGGACCTGACAGTTTTTATAGTGTTAGATTGtaatacacatgcacacttcaTTTTTGCACATACCTAGGGGAGTTGAATCCACTGTCCACCGTGACACTGCTGCTGTCCATGCTGTCTAAACGGGCAGAGTGGGCCGACttctggctgctgctgttctctgtCTCCTTGGGGCTGAGTAAGGTCAGATTGGTCTCCAGTTTCCGCTGCAGATCATGGTCCTTCTCCCGCTCCAGTAGCCACTGCATGGTTCCCTCCCCGCCGCCACCACTGCCTCCACCGTTACCACCCCCTTCCCCGTGGTCTTTGTTGTCCTCTGCCGTCGCCAACTCTTTGTGCGagtcctcctctgcctcttcttcttcctcatcatctGATACATTATAATAGTCAAAGGAGGCTGAGGGGACTGTTGGCTCTAAGCAGCCCTGTAAAACTGCAGGTGACGCTGAGGAAGTGGCTGAATTGGAAGGCTGCTGGGGCTCAGGATTGTCAAGGGCCTCTGTTGATTTGGCATGTGAGGCTTTCCGCAATGTGCCGGACTTGGTGTAGCTGCTGTCCACGTAGCCTGTGGACAAGGCATTGTGTGGAGGTTTGAACAAAGTGTCCTTGCTGAAGATCTCTTTCCTCTTGATCACTATaccacctcctccccctccaggATCTACATTGTGTTGGTGTGGCGTCAAACGGGCATTTTGCACCGGCTCTGGCGTCTGGCTTGGCGTTAGTCGGACCGAGCCGTTCTGTCCCTTTGCTGCCGACAATTCCTCTTTGTACTCCATCGTGTGAGGAGAGGTGAGGTGAGGCGTTTGGCGGTCAGCCGGAGAGCCCTTTCGGAGTCCCCCTGATGAGGTTAATGTGTCATATTCTGATTTTGCCTGAGGCGAAGGGGCAGTTAGGATTGTTTCATTTGACGTATTGCACTGGAAGTACTCATCTGTTGAGGGCTTAGGAGAAAGTCCCATTAGCTCATTGTACGTTGGCAAGCTGTCTCTGCTTTTGTTCCTCTCCATCGTACTCCGGATCCTTGACTCGTCCAAACTCCCTTTCCCCAAATCAGGCACATTAAAATCAGAGTGGAACTTAGCAGCAGAGAACATGATCCTTGAGTAGTGGGAGGACTTCTGCGTGGCCCGCAGGGTGCCGTCATCAGTGTAGTAATGACTACGCTCCTCAAGACTGGGGTCAAAGTCTTCTGGCGCCCCCAGTGTCGGGCCCTTGAGGGAGTTGTCCATGGACCGAGAGCGTTCTTTAGCTTGATCTGACCTCTCGTGCCGCGACTTCCTGTCCTGATTGTGACTGTGACTTCTTTGCACTCTGGACTGGCACGTCCCACGTGAGGGCTCAGGGAAGGGCATCTCCGTTCTCCTCTTAGCTAGCTCCCCAGACACATCCCACTCAGGGGTAACAGGGCAGTACGATTCAGTAATGTTGGGGTTACTATGGACCAGGTACGCTGCGCCTCCACTTCGCCTGCGCTCCATGGTGTACATGGCCTCCCGAGGCGAGCGGACTAACGAGTGGCTAAAGAAGCGGTAATCCCTTTCCATGAACACCAGGTCCCAGTTTGAACCCTCGGACGGGTCTCCCCTGGAGGTTCGGGGTTTGCTGTGTGAGCGGGACTTACCATGTGGCGCTCTCCTGTGGCCCCTCCCCCTCCTGCTGCGTGCACTGTGCTGGGCCGAAGACCCCGCCTTGTTCTTTTGCGTACGCTCTTCCTCCAGCCTCTTCATCACAGCGGTGTGCCTTGCCACATTCTCCACTGTTAGGTCTGGGTTGATTCGGCGGATAATCTCCATCTCCACCTCTCGGGGGATGGGTGTGGTTGGCACATCCTCGTCACGAAGAGGCCACTCCTCTGGGGGGAACTGGGCTGAGAAGGTGGCCAACTGTCTCATTTTGTCCTTCTTGAAACTCAGTCTGAAGAGTCTGAGCCCAAACCTTTTGGACTGCTTCTCACCACTTCCGCTGCCACcacttccttctttctttttggtCAGAGTGTCAGTTTTATAAGGGAAAGAAGTGATGCTTTTGCTCTTATCGGCTGGCTCTTGAGGCGGCGGTTGCTGGACAGGAGGGGAAGTGGGGAGAGGGGGATAGGGGTATGACGGCGGTTCTCCTCGGTGCTCCTTGGCTGACGTGCTCGGTGGAGGTTCTCCACCATTGTGGTCCTTGGGCGGTTTACTTTGATAGGAATCTCCCCTGTGCTCCTTTGGTGACTTACTTTGGAGCGCAGAGGCGTGATGTCTGGGCGGGTCTTCGCGATAGGAATTATATGAGTCATTATGATTCTTTCGTGCAGGCCTCTCTCTCAAGCAGCCAGGTGTGGATGGTGTGACGTTGCCAGACTGAGGCGAAGTGCATTGCTgaggttgctgctgctgctgctgctgctgctgttgcggTTGGCGCTCTTGCAGCCGATCATCCAGGTGATACCACTTGTTGTTGGTTCTGATGAGGGAGGGAGTGATAAAGTAGGTCTGGGGAGTGACAATGAAGTAGCCCTCTGGAGTTGGATAGATCTTCCTCTCTCGCACCAGCATGTTCAGGGTATGTCGCAGAACCTCCGAGCTGGGTGTAGGCACGCCTGCAGGAAACACAGATATTTAATGAAGTTAAAGCACAACTTTATAAAATTTTAGTAAAGACAATATGTCTATATTGTGTATTGTATTACATAAACAGATCAAAtatgggacttttttttttaagatttatggTAAAAGAGATCCGTCTTCCACTTGGTGAGATGAACTATTAGAAAAGTTTTTCAAAAAATTAGCAGTGGAAGATGGTGGAAGAAAATGATGTGAGctatttcatgattttttttcaggctATGATGAAATTATGGCTGACTACAGTGGGAATTTTAAGTGTAGAAAAAAGCTGTTGTTAGATAACTAAAAACAAGAACATGAATTAACTGAACAGACAAATAGTAATAATCCCAACAAACAACTGATTATTCACACATTTCCAAACCCTCTGTTGACCGACTAAACTAAAGTATTGTTTAACCTCAAAAACTGTTTCCCTTTAAATTACCCTtcacatttctttaaaatagataaaatctCCAAACTGTATCACagtatcacatactgtataaattaTAAATCTATCTTCATTTGCCTGTCTACTTTGAGTTAAATTTTTAAACcaaagctgctgtgtttttatggatTTACCATTCCAACATGGGAATTTGGAGaattcagcctgacatattCAGCATCTATGAAAATTTTGGGATCTCGCTAATATTTAAAGTAAGTTTCAGTTGGTTTGAACAGTGTCTGGTTTGAGTACAGATGGCCCCATAGTATAAGAAGTTAACAGGTTTATTTAAATGTTCCCTTCTCTTTTTAGgatcttttttacatttttttttcttctttttacttttttaaatcctcaaaaaaaccctgaaaaagATGGAatggtatttttttttgcataccTCTTTTAAAATCTTTAGCAACATTTTACATGATATCAAAGGGGCATTTTTTCCCCAGTTTTCCTTCACTCAACTAACTTTTCTTAAATTGACTCACAGACTCTGAGTATATTTGTAAAGAATACCCATGAGTTGggtattttaatattaacacAAAACCACAATGTAAGATTAACCTGTATTTAAGAATAAATGGTGCcaaataaaccaaacattttagTTCAAGGATGAGTCCTAAGGATATTTTAATCATGATATAAAGCACCATCAGTCACCTCAAGAGCTCGGCGTACAATACGTTTCCAAATCAACATTAAAAGTGGTCCACCATTCATAACCTTTGTCTAGAAAAGCCTTGTGTTGCCTGACATTACATCACccttgtgttcatttttttttttacacagaaatgaTGCAACATATAAGTTCAACTCCTTTCCACTCTTAGTAGTAAGTAAAGATGAatttgaaaaacatgaagaTGATCACCGTGTTTAGTACATTTTAGGCCTGCTTGTCCAACATTGTTAAAGAATAAACCTGGATTTAATTGTTCTACTGAAACATTATAATGCTGTTTGCGAAATCTCAAacattgaaatatctcaattcttaattaatcaattcataatATGTCATGGATGTCCTCAATagatatttaaagatttaaagatttaaagccTACAAAGATCACAAACCAagatatgacacacacacataactatatttaatttattttttctagcCTAATATTTCCtaaatttgtaatttttccaaccacacatttaaaaatctgtatcTACATACTTTACTGCAGCCGTAGTTTGGGCTGAGGTCAGATGAGCGTACCTGGGAAGCTGGCAGTGAGGTGCTCCACCAGAGCCTCCTGGTTGACAGGCTTGTGGGCAGAGTTCATAGCAGAGATGGCCAGGCACAAGATCTCCCCCAGCGGGATGAACTGTGACTGGCTGATAGGTGACATACTGATCGGAGACACGTCACctgcagaaggaggaggaggaggaggaggaggaggaggaggcacaAGCACAACTGTTAGATCATGAATGAACAGCAGGCGCAGCGTGTGAAGCTATGATGTAAtggtcaaacagcagcagtttgcaTGCTGCCTGGAACGGCtccacccctcctctctgtgcTTCCTTAGCCTCCTGTTTCTCGTAGGTTAGCAAAGCgaggcagctgctgcagcaacCGTAACCGTAGTATGAGATCACCTGAATCTTTTTCAACCTCGGTATTCAATTCACAACATCTCACAAATAGAAAAGGGAGCTTACATGATCACTGACTGAATCTCAGTGggtaaaaaacaacatataactGACTTTAACATCACATTGAGAGCTTACACACAGAAATTCTCTGTTGCCTTTGTTGAATTAAGCTGGCTTTGCTGTCAGCAGTGTGGCATCGTGAGTAGTGAGATCATCCTACAACCAGGCGGCCCGGCTTCAAGCCCCTCTGAGAGCAAACATCTGCCCTGCTGAAAGGTTGTACAAGCAACAAGCTGAATCCACAGCTGACCCTGTCCTCTGACCTAAATCTGGCGATCAATAGAGAATCACACGATATGATGTACAAACTAAACACCAAAACCtccatattctgtttttttaatctgacaTTATGTTTCCTGATGTCTACATGGTAACCTTAAGAAAAAATCAATGTTGCCTGATTGACAactgttttaaaagttttgcTGTCCACAATTTTTTCACCTGTGCTGAAATCTGTGCAGGGCCCTGCCTCCTCACCAGTGTGCTAACACTTAGCTGAATGGTCAGTTAAGCAACACGATGACGTTATCTCTGCTTAGTATCACAGCCCCTTAAGCTTTATGTGGCTTTACAAGGCTTTACTCGGTTTTTAGTAAACACGAGAAAATCTGGATCTGCCGCAGAtttggctaaaaaaaaataaatcaccatGTCCTTTGCATTTatagtattttacattttcttttgcaagTGTATATGTGTGGGAATGATTTTGTAGAAAGAcagcagaaaaatgcaaatatttataataaaaggGAGTAAAATTATCAGATTTCCTTGGTAAGGATGTTAGTTCATGAGGTGAGTTGGCCCAGAAGTGTTTTTGTAAtctccacaaacacaaaattatcATTTGTCACAATATTTAGGGCAAAGGTGATGCAACTGATGTAACCAACAACCACTCAACTTTCAGGCAGTCAGGACAATAccataaatcattaaaaaccaTTTAAATTGAGCAAAACATGcctttttccagtgtttttccattggttttatttaactttttaaatagGGTTTAGATGGGAAAATATGTCAGTGAATAAAGTTATAGCGATTTGAACCACAAGGACAGTTTAATGGATTTTAAAACCAAATGTGTGGTTGATAAAGAAAGCTTCAgattaaataattcaaaatattgctccactttctcttttttttaaatttcacatcATGCGATATTGCGATAGTAAAAAAGGAGGAATAACACGAAAATATTGCCCGGTTTGAACCCTTCCCTTTGCCCCCAAAATTTGAGCAGCTCTGTGTAGGGAGGGTGGAGTTACTAGCGGTGGGAGTGTCAGAACTCACCTGGCGCACGATAACTTGGCGGGGACGGAGagaaatgaggaggaggagggggaggaagatgCTGCTTCTGCACACGGATGTCTTTCTCACTACGGGAGAGATTGTGCTCCAGCGGGCGTTCGGTAAGCTCCGAGCTGGGCCAGGCCCGCCGCAGATTGCTGCTACGGTTCTTCTTCATCGTCACCCCTTTAACCAGGTGGCCTTCAACCCCGGGGGCTTCTGGGATAAGGAGGGGGGAGGAatggggaggaggggaaggaaggagggaagtgGGAAGGGGGGGGTGCAGGGGGAGGTCGACCAACCTCAGGCTCAGTGCCTCCCCCGCATCAGTAAGAACGTCCCGCTAGAGCGATCACACACCAGACATGGCAGGAACCAGTGTGCACCTTCACACACATCCACACGTCTCATTTACATCCACAAGCAAGCTACAAACGACTGTGTTCGCACTGTGGGTGGTTGTCATCGGCTGCTGGGCTCTCCCAGGCTGATCTGGAGTGACGGCAGCGGCGGTGGAGGTGCAGGTGATTGCGCGAGGCATCACCCTTTCATCGGCATCAGTCCCAGCCACCATTTGTAGCATCCCCATTTGCATGCGTAGGGAGGCACATTACGTAGCCGCTCTGATGTGGGAGgagggagcaggagagaggTGGGGGGGCAGGGGTAGAGATGAGGGAAATGGGGCATTGGAAGCAAGGAGGACGGTAAGGAGAGATTTCAGTGGAGGTTTTGGGATCCGCTTGTTCCTTTTGAGTAGAAAGTAACAGGGGAAGGAAGGTaggggatggatggatggtcaAAGATTCAAAGCTTAAGAGGCCCAGTCTTCGACAATAGCTCAATTCACCACAGGAGTGCTCGGCCGATCCCCGGAAAACAAAAGAgcccacttaaaaaaaaaactgaaataaaagctCCATTCACCCTAACGGGCAGTGAAACCTCAATAGTATGCCAAGCACCGGAGACGCCACGTTCACCTCCATCTTTATCCGATCAAGCACAAGACCCCATCGTCCTTTCGACAACAGCACACCAGGAGAGGgtggggagaaaaaaatggagagcatagaaataaataaataaattcaagaaTAGATATCCACCGTTCCCCGCAATCCAAAGGAAGAAGCTCCCGAGCCGATCGCCGTAGCATCCATTCATTAACAGGGGGGGATGCAAACTCCAGTCAACGGCGAATCTCTTTCAACGCTAATGCTGCAGCTGCTCCCAGCACCTCCAGGAAgggtgtgtgagtatgtgtgtgtgtgtgtgtgtgtatgtgtgagtgtgtgtgtgtgtgtgtgtgtgtgtgtgtgtgagagagagaagagagtgtGTATGCGCGCATCCGCCTGCTGCGCGCGATTCTGCGTGAGCATGCATGCGTCTGTGTCTGGGTGATTGAGgctgaggggaggggaggagaggatgcaagagagggagagagagagagagagagagagagagagagagagagagagagagggagagatcgAGGACATACATAaggcagagaggagagcaaATATCAAcagctctgaaacacacacacacacacacacacacatacaataaaaaatatttagccCTCAGATGATGTCCGGGGAATAACAAGAGCTCTAAACCTTTGGCTAAATTTCCATCCTcaccctccttcccctcttgaAGGATGAGGGCCCCTGAAACCACCATCCATCCTCTTTTTGTATCTAACCTGACAGTAACACCAAAGCTGAAGACTTGACAACCAAAgagaatcattttaaaaaaggtggaGATTTATGTCTTTCTCATCAGTGTTTCCACCGGTTGATTCAGTAACTACAATGTGTGAGAGCtgccactaaaaaaaaaagaaaaaaaaaaggaaagaaaagaaaaacccaaGCATCACCTTAATCATGTCCAGAGTGGCAGCTCCTGCTCACTTCAGACTCCTGCTGACTCACATGTGTGGAGTGTGTATGGACGGTTGGAGGGATAGAATAGGGAACAAAGTGAGAGGGCAGGACGGGGCACGGGTGGAGGGGGACAGTGTCACAACCAATCTGCTCCAGTTCACTGATaccaaagagaaagaggagaggaagggaagggaaggaggggtgaggaggaggaggaggaggaggaggaggagtaggaggagtgGTGGTGGGGTTGGAGCGACACCACGCCAGCCATTTTATTTCTCAGTAGTGCTGCAACAGCCtttgttgccatgacgacgcaaGCCGATGATCTCATAGCTGTTACCTTTGAGTGCTGTCCCCTTAAAGAGCCAGTTACTCAAGATagaagcagacagacagcacaCAGACAAGGACTGACTGTCCTGTTATGTGGACAGAACATCCTGCATCGCCGCTGAAAATGTGAGATCCCTCAACACTTTACAAATTGAGCTCTGCAGGACACATTTACACCGACtgggaggaggggaaaaaaatggcagGATGTCTTGATAGCTAAGGGGAAAGAAATTTTCTGAAAAATATCTATAGTGGCTACaatgattttatatttattgctGGAATTCCCCTGGAAAAGCCTGGTGCTGAGTTATTGGTTAATCAGTTAATATattgacaaaatataaaataaaaataaagttcattaggataattgttaattgtttcagtcatttttcaacaatTCACTGGTTTATGCTTCTCACTTGTGAGGAGtcgatgcttttctttgtcatatattaTGGTAAACTTAACATCTTTGGGTTGGttgtataaaaaaaagcaatttgaagacgttactttggactctgggaaattattatggacatttttcactactGTCTGACATttatatggagaaaaaaattcACTGGTTAGTCAGTTATcatcaaattaatcaataattgttTCTTGCAGCAAGGTGCGGGCACAGCGGGCAACTGCCCCAGAGCTCCAGAGCTCACCAAAAGCCAAACAGTTACTGCATGCCAAAtgattttttgtgatttgattaATTGCTATTTTTTAGAGGAACtgcattatttaaa
Coding sequences within:
- the stox2a gene encoding storkhead-box protein 2 isoform X1, with protein sequence MEKLLQIAPHSLALVLSRVCGEDKEDSPSSSSSSQAVLSVKLEHHVGYEVFADFKATNMQHYWNKALTHALSEIFFLGWIDEHVLLIQGKEVHLQVLRNGWTRRTLKPPQGFDIKCMGDVSPISMSPISQSQFIPLGEILCLAISAMNSAHKPVNQEALVEHLTASFPGVPTPSSEVLRHTLNMLVRERKIYPTPEGYFIVTPQTYFITPSLIRTNNKWYHLDDRLQERQPQQQQQQQQQQPQQCTSPQSGNVTPSTPGCLRERPARKNHNDSYNSYREDPPRHHASALQSKSPKEHRGDSYQSKPPKDHNGGEPPPSTSAKEHRGEPPSYPYPPLPTSPPVQQPPPQEPADKSKSITSFPYKTDTLTKKKEGSGGSGSGEKQSKRFGLRLFRLSFKKDKMRQLATFSAQFPPEEWPLRDEDVPTTPIPREVEMEIIRRINPDLTVENVARHTAVMKRLEEERTQKNKAGSSAQHSARSRRGRGHRRAPHGKSRSHSKPRTSRGDPSEGSNWDLVFMERDYRFFSHSLVRSPREAMYTMERRRSGGAAYLVHSNPNITESYCPVTPEWDVSGELAKRRTEMPFPEPSRGTCQSRVQRSHSHNQDRKSRHERSDQAKERSRSMDNSLKGPTLGAPEDFDPSLEERSHYYTDDGTLRATQKSSHYSRIMFSAAKFHSDFNVPDLGKGSLDESRIRSTMERNKSRDSLPTYNELMGLSPKPSTDEYFQCNTSNETILTAPSPQAKSEYDTLTSSGGLRKGSPADRQTPHLTSPHTMEYKEELSAAKGQNGSVRLTPSQTPEPVQNARLTPHQHNVDPGGGGGGIVIKRKEIFSKDTLFKPPHNALSTGYVDSSYTKSGTLRKASHAKSTEALDNPEPQQPSNSATSSASPAVLQGCLEPTVPSASFDYYNVSDDEEEEEAEEDSHKELATAEDNKDHGEGGGNGGGSGGGGEGTMQWLLEREKDHDLQRKLETNLTLLSPKETENSSSQKSAHSARLDSMDSSSVTVDSGFNSPRTRESLASNTSSIVESNRRQNPALSPGHIGTSSIGLPFSFRAIPEPPTTQPEKLQKSSNCLASITSV
- the stox2a gene encoding storkhead-box protein 2 isoform X2, which codes for MKKNRSSNLRRAWPSSELTERPLEHNLSRSEKDIRVQKQHLPPPPPPHFSPSPPSYRAPGDVSPISMSPISQSQFIPLGEILCLAISAMNSAHKPVNQEALVEHLTASFPGVPTPSSEVLRHTLNMLVRERKIYPTPEGYFIVTPQTYFITPSLIRTNNKWYHLDDRLQERQPQQQQQQQQQQPQQCTSPQSGNVTPSTPGCLRERPARKNHNDSYNSYREDPPRHHASALQSKSPKEHRGDSYQSKPPKDHNGGEPPPSTSAKEHRGEPPSYPYPPLPTSPPVQQPPPQEPADKSKSITSFPYKTDTLTKKKEGSGGSGSGEKQSKRFGLRLFRLSFKKDKMRQLATFSAQFPPEEWPLRDEDVPTTPIPREVEMEIIRRINPDLTVENVARHTAVMKRLEEERTQKNKAGSSAQHSARSRRGRGHRRAPHGKSRSHSKPRTSRGDPSEGSNWDLVFMERDYRFFSHSLVRSPREAMYTMERRRSGGAAYLVHSNPNITESYCPVTPEWDVSGELAKRRTEMPFPEPSRGTCQSRVQRSHSHNQDRKSRHERSDQAKERSRSMDNSLKGPTLGAPEDFDPSLEERSHYYTDDGTLRATQKSSHYSRIMFSAAKFHSDFNVPDLGKGSLDESRIRSTMERNKSRDSLPTYNELMGLSPKPSTDEYFQCNTSNETILTAPSPQAKSEYDTLTSSGGLRKGSPADRQTPHLTSPHTMEYKEELSAAKGQNGSVRLTPSQTPEPVQNARLTPHQHNVDPGGGGGGIVIKRKEIFSKDTLFKPPHNALSTGYVDSSYTKSGTLRKASHAKSTEALDNPEPQQPSNSATSSASPAVLQGCLEPTVPSASFDYYNVSDDEEEEEAEEDSHKELATAEDNKDHGEGGGNGGGSGGGGEGTMQWLLEREKDHDLQRKLETNLTLLSPKETENSSSQKSAHSARLDSMDSSSVTVDSGFNSPRTRESLASNTSSIVESNRRQNPALSPGHIGTSSIGLPFSFRAIPEPPTTQPEKLQKSSNCLASITSV